Part of the Pseudobdellovibrionaceae bacterium genome is shown below.
TTGATTTTGGCGAAATGTTTGAGCAATAAAAAGCGTTAATCCAATGACTAAAACCATCATAAGTATAAGTTCAGTGGTCATTTGGCCCAGTTGATTTTTTTTGAGGGTCTTCATAGGCTGCCCCCGAACGGCCCAACTGCCAAATGCGTGAGCCACCCAAAAACCAAAGCCACGGTGAAGGGTATTTTGTGTAATGAAAGCTGTTTTCGGCTTTTATCAAAAGTGGCAATCTTGGCCGTGTTTTTTAAAAGTTGAATTAGGTCTTTTTGTAGAGTCACTCGAATTAAACCGAGAAGGGCGCCCCAAATAAAAGCATACATCAGTACCCACAAAACGGCTGTGGCATCCGTAGCGAGGGCAAAGGCGAAGATTAATTTTACATCACCGCCGCCGATCATGCGGGCTAGAAAAAGAGGTATGGTTAACCCGATAGCCACAGTC
Proteins encoded:
- a CDS encoding prepilin peptidase gives rise to the protein MSLAVLSYLLPSLILIAGLVDDLRSKKVHNWLTLSAAVIAIGSAGLFNGMAGLQTALLSLTVAIGLTIPLFLARMIGGGDVKLIFAFALATDATAVLWVLMYAFIWGALLGLIRVTLQKDLIQLLKNTAKIATFDKSRKQLSLHKIPFTVALVFGWLTHLAVGPFGGSL